A stretch of Lentibacillus sp. JNUCC-1 DNA encodes these proteins:
- the pglZ gene encoding BREX-1 system phosphatase PglZ type A — protein MNLSETQRVLADFFQKELTHNKKRHLVFWYDESGEFAEDIEQIDIPGVRKWIIRKDNLFATKYELEKRDPDSHFLLYANMPKPIPREDWLYDQFCMGQEFATDKITVIMRELGLTDDALRETFKTFQSFFNNKERLRAFRKYDVHDWTEEAIELTVLAALTKSKTNTIDDIIKALMHEHSEDRTQLWEVMDKYAGSDVFWQLVEKYYGYMYPDKSLESLALSFIMTYMAEAAEMIEVPQTWKPFISGRTANVVVFMDQWMNHREDRHVYDKVAGQLERHIDMEALLAQWDVRERLAFDAFRIFDRTTIDYVVHQLISGMTYFKAYADMLEKRRHSHWYSEFEQEYGALSGAIELLQLVHEELAYIPEMTGFDLFTTYEKNYYRLDTAYRKFYVHYDRVKDKDDLLGLRDYVEKVYTNQFMNELAIKWAHALEATEKEGWPIPGISQQGDFYRDWVMPYQHNNERVFVIISDALRFEVAKEVMNALNHERKASTELKAMQGVLPSFTALGMAALLPHNTLALTEDGKVLADGNSTVGLKNREMLLQTRTPEAMAISFDEVVEMNRGMMREAFQGKKMIYIYHNVIDATGDNASTEQDVFQAAETAVDDITQLVNQLVVNLSVSNVLITADHGFIYQRDNIAESQKTPRYKGESLLLKRRFMLTDGPINVEETLSYEMNQTNGGKPLFITVPKGINRFPIQGAGANFVHGGAMLQEIVVPVIKFKNDRSRSDENAVKQVIVRLTTPTRKITHEVTYLTFLQTERVDDKRRPLRLNAYFVDEAGMRVSNENVIIADRTANHPAERTFREKFVFKRMNYDKRKTYTLVLEDEEDKAGAAYERYSFTIDIIG, from the coding sequence ATGAATTTATCCGAAACACAGCGCGTATTGGCAGATTTTTTCCAAAAAGAACTGACTCATAACAAGAAACGCCATCTCGTCTTCTGGTATGACGAGAGCGGCGAATTCGCTGAAGACATCGAACAGATCGACATCCCAGGCGTCCGCAAGTGGATCATTCGAAAAGACAATTTGTTCGCAACGAAATACGAACTTGAAAAGCGCGATCCTGACTCTCATTTCTTGCTATACGCCAATATGCCAAAACCGATACCGCGAGAGGACTGGCTGTATGATCAATTTTGCATGGGACAGGAATTCGCGACAGACAAGATCACGGTCATTATGCGCGAGTTGGGCCTTACTGACGACGCCCTTAGAGAAACGTTTAAAACGTTTCAGTCATTTTTTAACAACAAGGAACGGCTCAGGGCCTTCCGCAAATATGATGTGCATGATTGGACGGAAGAGGCCATTGAACTAACGGTTCTTGCTGCTCTGACTAAGAGCAAGACAAATACCATCGATGATATTATCAAAGCCCTCATGCATGAACATTCAGAGGATAGGACTCAGCTGTGGGAAGTTATGGATAAATATGCCGGGTCAGATGTGTTTTGGCAGTTGGTTGAAAAATACTATGGCTATATGTATCCTGACAAGTCACTTGAAAGTCTTGCTTTGTCTTTTATCATGACATACATGGCAGAAGCAGCCGAGATGATTGAAGTGCCTCAAACATGGAAACCATTCATTAGCGGCCGGACCGCCAATGTGGTTGTGTTCATGGATCAGTGGATGAATCACCGTGAAGATCGTCATGTGTACGACAAAGTGGCCGGACAATTGGAACGGCACATTGATATGGAAGCATTGCTCGCACAATGGGACGTGCGTGAACGTTTGGCATTTGATGCTTTCCGTATATTCGATAGAACGACGATTGATTATGTGGTTCATCAGCTGATATCGGGCATGACGTATTTCAAAGCATATGCTGACATGCTTGAAAAGCGCCGGCACAGTCATTGGTATTCTGAGTTCGAACAGGAATATGGGGCGTTATCGGGGGCTATAGAGCTGTTACAGCTCGTTCATGAGGAACTTGCATACATCCCTGAAATGACAGGTTTTGATCTTTTTACCACGTATGAGAAAAATTATTATCGGCTTGATACGGCTTACCGAAAATTTTACGTGCATTACGACAGGGTAAAAGATAAGGATGATTTACTTGGTCTGCGCGATTATGTTGAAAAGGTCTACACCAACCAATTTATGAATGAGCTTGCTATTAAGTGGGCCCATGCGCTTGAAGCAACGGAGAAGGAAGGATGGCCGATTCCTGGCATTTCCCAGCAAGGTGATTTTTACAGGGATTGGGTGATGCCGTATCAGCATAACAATGAGCGTGTGTTTGTCATTATTTCCGATGCACTTCGCTTTGAGGTGGCGAAAGAGGTCATGAATGCGTTAAACCATGAAAGAAAGGCGTCTACGGAGCTCAAAGCAATGCAGGGTGTCCTGCCGTCATTCACAGCGCTTGGAATGGCCGCACTTTTGCCACATAACACGCTGGCGCTGACTGAAGACGGCAAAGTACTTGCAGACGGTAATAGCACGGTAGGTCTGAAGAACCGTGAAATGCTTTTGCAAACAAGGACGCCTGAAGCTATGGCCATATCATTTGATGAGGTTGTCGAAATGAATCGTGGCATGATGCGTGAGGCGTTCCAGGGGAAAAAGATGATCTATATTTATCATAATGTGATCGATGCTACTGGAGACAATGCCTCGACAGAGCAAGATGTTTTTCAGGCAGCGGAAACGGCGGTTGATGACATTACACAGCTCGTTAACCAGCTGGTGGTGAATCTAAGTGTCTCCAACGTCCTAATTACGGCTGACCATGGTTTTATTTACCAGAGGGACAACATCGCCGAAAGCCAGAAGACACCGCGTTATAAGGGGGAGTCGTTACTGTTAAAGCGCCGGTTTATGTTGACGGACGGGCCTATTAATGTGGAAGAGACGCTGTCATATGAGATGAACCAAACAAATGGGGGCAAACCCTTATTCATTACGGTTCCCAAAGGCATAAACCGCTTCCCGATTCAGGGGGCAGGAGCGAATTTTGTTCATGGGGGTGCCATGCTGCAAGAAATTGTCGTTCCGGTGATTAAATTTAAAAACGATCGCAGCCGTTCTGATGAGAATGCGGTGAAACAGGTCATTGTCCGTTTGACGACACCTACCCGGAAAATTACGCATGAAGTGACCTACCTGACTTTCCTGCAAACCGAACGTGTTGATGATAAACGTCGGCCATTAAGATTAAATGCTTATTTTGTTGATGAAGCTGGTATGCGTGTTTCCAATGAAAATGTGATCATCGCCGACCGGACAGCAAATCACCCAGCTGAGCGCACATTCCGTGAGAAGTTCGTGTTTAAACGGATGAACTATGACAAACGTAAAACCTATACACTTGTACTGGAAGATGAAGAAGACAAAGCAGGTGCTGCTTACGAACGCTATTCGTTTACGATTGATATAATTGGGTAG